One genomic window of Magnolia sinica isolate HGM2019 chromosome 3, MsV1, whole genome shotgun sequence includes the following:
- the LOC131238884 gene encoding protein FAR1-RELATED SEQUENCE 5-like gives MESQPNAGVENHNGHQTNHNEETISHPYDFIPEAPKEVKPIVGMVFISENVAYDFYNEYARWCGFSIRKGSTRNSMKTGETIMRSFICSKEGYRHRKHIEATDHKKRPRAMTRCDCKAKIVVHKNGSDRWEVKTFVEAHSHNLMSPSKVHYLRSHRHFTDSHKVVMDNMRKAGIGAAKVLNFFTNEAGGPEKMGFIDEDARNALKIQRRDKHGKSAQELLLYFQNKQRNDDNFTYAIQIDNECRLTSCFWADNISKIDYEAFGDVVCFDTTYKTNEFDMPFGPFVGVNHHKKSILFGAGLLFGETIEDFEWLFQSWLQAMGGKLPKAIITDQDPAIAAAIANVFPNTEHRLCMWHIVQKLPEKLGKVINENPSFNTDWRNCVYMCDQEAEFDALWDVNDTTE, from the exons ATGGAGTCACAACCTAATGCAGGTGTAGAAAATCATAATGGACACCAGACAAATCATAATGAAGAAACAATCTCACATCCATATGATTTCATTCCAGAAGCACCCAAGGAAGTGAAACCAATAGTTGGTATGGTGTTCATTTCTGAAAATGTTGCATATGATTTCTACAATGAAtatgctagatggtgtggatttagtatACGAAAAGGTTCAACGCGGAATAGTATGAAAACAGGTGAAACAATTATGCGAAGTTTTATATGTTCTAAGGAAGGGTATCGACATCGCAAGCATATAGAAGCAACAGATCATAAAAAGAGACCAAGAGCCATGACAAGATGTGATTGCAAGGCAAAGATTGTAGTTCACAAGAATGGATCAGATAGATGGGAAGTTAAGACATTTGTGGAAGCACATAGTCACAATTTAATGAGTCCAAGCAAGGTTCATTATTTACGATCACATCGACATTTTACAGATTCTCACAAGGTTGTCATGGATAACATGAGAAAAGCAGGTATTGGCGCAGCTAAagtgttaaatttttttacaaatgAAGCTGGAGGACCTGAGAAAATGGGTTTTATTGATGAAGATGCAAGAAATGCTCTAAAAATTCAAAGGCGTGACAAACATGGCAAAAGTGCTCAAGAGTTGCTTCTTTACTTTCAAAATAAACAGAGGAATGATGATAATTTTACTTATGCAATCCAAATTGACAATGAATGTAGATTGACATCTTGTTTTTGGGCAGATAATATTTCAAAAATAGACTATGAAGCTTTTGGTGACGTTGTATGTTTTGACACAACATACAAGACAAATGAATTTGATATGCCTTTTGGTCCATTTGTCGGAGTCAACCACCATAAGAAATCTATCTTGTTTGGTGCCGGGCTTCTGTTTGGTGAAACCATTGAAGATTTCGAATGGTTATTTCAATCATGGTTACAAGCTATGGGTGGGAAGCTTCCAAAGGCCATAATCACAGATCAGGATCCAGCAATTGCTGCTGCAATTGCAAATGTATTTCCGAATACCGAGCATAGGTTGTGCATGTGGCACATTGTTCAGAAGCTTCCAGAGAAGTTAGGTAAAGTAATTAATGAGAACCCATCATTCAACACTGATTGGAGAAATTGTGTATATATGTGCGATCAGGAAGCCGAATTTGATGCATTATG GGATGTCAACGACACAACGGAGTGA